The Bdellovibrio bacteriovorus genomic sequence ATTAGTTCTTGCTTCAGCAAGTCCAGAGACTTGGGTGAAAGATATATCTCTCCACACTGGACTGTTTGAATCTGCGCTAGGAAGCTCTCAAGAATCAAATCTAAAGGGAGCTGCCAAGTATAAAGCCATCAGATCATCCATTGGAGAAAATACATTCACCTATATTGGCGACCACACCGCTGACTTGGAAATCTGGAAGCACTCATCGAAGGTAGTGGCAGTAAATCCTTCTGTGAGTTTACGCTCCAAAATTGCTTTACTTGCAAAACCTACCGACATTATTACTGACAAAAAAAGATCGACTTGGAATCTGACGGTCAAACAAATTCGCCCTCATCAATGGATTAAGAACGTCCTTGTCTTTTTGCCCGCATTTGCAGGTCATAAACTGGTTAGTGCGGATAATATTCAGAACGGCTTACTTGCCTTTGCAGGATTTAGCTTTGCTGCTTCGTTCGTTTACGTACTTAATGACCTCTTAGATCTTAAAGCGGATCGAAATCATCATACCAAAAAACGTCGTCCTTTCGCTTCTGGAGACCTGCCAATAAAATGGGGACTTCTGTTACTTCCATCACTTTTGGCCGGTTGTGGAACAATGGCAGCGTTACTACCAACTGATTTTGCCATATGGATATCGGTGTATTTGATTTTGAACTTAGCTTATTCTCTCTATCTTAAGCAGAGTGTCGTTGTTGATATTATTATCTTATCCATGATGTATACTCTTCGCATATTCGCTGGATCAGCAGCGACGTCTGTGCCAATTTCGGAATGGTTATTAAGCTTCTCTACTTTATTCTTTTTTAGCTTGGCTTGCGTGAAAAGATACACTGAGATCATTAGAAGTAAAAACAAGATAACTCTCGACGGACGAGGCTATCGACAAGTTGACTATTCAATGGTCCAATCCCTTGGGGTTGGTTCAGGATTGATATCAATCCTAATCATTCTTTTATATCTTCAGAGCAACGACGTGAGGGCCTTATATAACAACCCCCAGAACTTATGGTTTGCAACACCTGTACTGCTATTCTGGATCTCTCGAGTTTGGATTCTCACCAATCGCGATGAAATTCATGATGATCCGGTCGTATTTGCCGTAAAAGATAAAATTAGCTGGATCTGTCTTGGACTTCTAGGCTTAATCTTTGGGATAGCGACATAATGGAATACCCAAGTTGGGGATTTTATCCCGTCGTAAAAAATCAAGATACTTACATATTACCAAACAGAATAACTTCAATCCCGAGTTTGACCACCTCTCTCCTACCTCGTGGACTGGGTCGTTCCTATGGAGACTCCTGTCTCAATGAAAACGGTACACTGATAATAACCAGTCAGCTGAATCATTTTATATCATTTGATGAGAGTTCCGGTGTTCTTTGTTGTGAAAGTGGAATTACTTTCGATGAGATTCTTAAATTTGCTATTCCTCGTGGTTGGTTTCTTCCAGTTACGCCCGGGACTAAATTTGTGACCGTGGGCGGTGCTATTGCTAATGATGTTCATGGTAAAAATCATCATTGTGCAGGGAACTTTGGACACCACGTCCTTTCGTTTGAACTATTACGCTCGAATGGCGAAAGACTCCGCTGCTCTCGAATTGACAATAGTGACTTCTTTTTTGCCACGATCGGTGGCCTTGGACTAACAGGATTAATTACTTGGGCGGAATTTAAACTGACGAAAATCCAATCGTCATTTATTTCTCAAGAGCAGATACAGTTTGATTCATTAGCTGATTTTTTGACCTTGTCTGAACAATCCGAAAAGGATTTTGAGTTCACGGTCTCATGGGTTGACTGTGTTAACACCGCTAAAGACGTACGGGGAATTTTCATTCGCGGCAACTATTGTAAGCCTTCGGAATCTGCAGTACTAAAGGTCCACAATACTGACACATTTAAAACTGTTCCGCTGTTTTTTCCAGAATGGATTTTAAATAGCTTTTCCATACGCGCATTTAACGAACTTTATTATAGGAAAAACCTGTCGCATCATAAAAGCAACATCGTTCACTATGAACCTTTCTTTTATCCACTAGATTCTATCTACCATTGGAATAAAATTTATGGCAAAAGAGGCTTTCTGCAGTACCAGTTCGTCATTCCGTATAAAAACGATCAAGGCGCAGCATTGTCAGAAATATTTTCCCTGCTTCAACGCAGCCAAATGGGCTCTTTTTTGGCAGTTTTAAAAACCTTCGGTTCAATCCCTTCAGAGGGAATGCTGTCCTTCCCGAAAGAAGGTATAACTTTAGCCTTAGATTTTCCAAACCATGGAGAGTCTTTGTATGAAGTTTTGGAACAATGCGATCAGATTGTTCGGTCTGTTAACGGTGCTGTTTACCCTGCTAAAGATGCCCGAATGCGCAAAGAAAGTTTTGCAGAGTTCTATCCCCGCCTCAATGAATTTGAAAAGTATATCGATCCGAATTTTTCTTCTAGTCTCTGGAGACGTGTAAAATGAAAAAAATCTTAGTCATTGGTGCAACTTCAGCGATAGCCCAAGAAGTAGCTAAATTGTATGCAGCGAATAGCGAAGAGCTCATTCTCTGGGGACGCAACAGCGAGATGCTACATATCATTTCCCAAGATCTTCTCGTTCGAGGTGGTAAAAAGATATCTTCTATAAGTCATGACTTAAACGATCTTGCTATACACGAATCAAAAATTAATGAGATTTGGAACACTCACTCCAAAATCGATATAGTGTTATTAGCACATGGAGTCCTTGGAAATCCTAGAAAAGCTGAGGTTAATCAAGCTGAGATGCTTCACCTTTTAAATAGCAACTTTGTTTCTCATGTTTCTCTACTTACATTCATCTCCCAAAAAATGGTTCAACAAGGTTTTGGAACAATCGCGGTGATCTCATCTGTAGCAGGTGATAGAGGTAAACAGTCAAACTATGTGTATGGATCCGCAAAGGCCGGAATGACGGCATACACGGATGGTCTAAGAAATCGACTATTCCCTACTGGTGTCCATGTCCTGAATCTAAAGTTAGGCCCCGTGGATACACCGATGACCAAAGATCACAAAAAAACTGCGTTATTTGGAAAAGCGCCTTCGGTTGCAAAAGGTATTGTTTCCGCCATCGAAAAAAAGAAAAACACTGTCTATCTACCTATGATTTGGCGCTACATTATGATCATCATCAACAGTATTCCAGAAGCTGTATTCAAGCGTCTCAAGATTTAGCGTACTTTACATCTGTAGATTGTGAAATATTCCATAGCAGAAACCCGCTCGTAATGTACTCTAAATGTCGTTTTAAAGTCTTCCGAGAACAAAGGAGTATCTTGGTAAAAACTCAAGAGACTCCACGGTTCTCCTTTTTTGGGGAAAATTAGATAAGGAACTTTACACGACTTCATGGCAGTCATTGTCGAATCAGGAAAATCTAAATGAGAGGCCTTCATGTCCATTAACGATGCGCCATCAAAAAATAGTCCTCTGCCTCTCTCCACTAAGTAAGCTTTGTAAAAAGTAGACTCGTAATTATTATTGTCGGAAAATCCTAATTCCGCGCGGCCAGGTGGCAAAACATTCAAGATAGATTTCAAGTCTCTAAACTCTTTAATTCGAACAGGGGTCTCTGAAAGCAGTTCAACCACTCTCTTCTGGCGATTCACAGCATTCAGTGCGACAGTTAACAAAAAAGCCGCAAAAATATAATTTACGCGAAGACGCTCCTCAGAACTCTTACGATAATACTCCTCATTTGAGAGCCATAATAACACTGGGACCAGTGGCAAAAAATGATGAGGACCGGCGCCCGGTTTACTTGCCGCGATAGCTATTAGCAATGAAACGCCACAGAAGACGAAGAAAGTAATTCTATAGCGTTTTGAAAAGCCTATAAGTACTAATAGCAAAAGGAAACTGGTAATGAAGGAAACATTTTTTACTGTGTCTGAAAATGCAAGACCATGTTTAGACGCCATTTTTAGCCAGGTTAGGTACAAATCTTCTCTGACTTGCGGAAAAAAGAATGGTGCCACCGCAACACAAACAAAGGCTACGATGCCCGTAGCTATCTTGAATAACGATCGCTCCCGATTTCTTTCGCAATACAAAGATACAATAGGTACAAAATACAACAAGGCGTGAAGCTTACTATTGACGGATAGCCCAGCAAGAACCCCTAGCCCAACATACATTTTCCAGGTTTCAACCACACTTCTTTTAGTAACTAACAACAGTGACCAGAATACATATGTCATCAGAAACGAGTCAGGCCTATTCCAATAGCTGAAATTGTAAAATCCCAATATCACTATGGAAATCAAAGCGACCGAATAAAACTGATCTTTTTTTGTTAGCAGAGAATCTTTCGCCAGAAGGACTATACCTAAAAACAAAAGCACTAAGTTTACAAAACCCGAAAGTTTTGAAGCAAAAATAATTGGCAATCCGCTGGATTGAAAAAAAGCCGTAACTAAATAAGGCCAAGGGCCATACAGTAGTGAGTATCTGCTCTCTGAGTCGAGCTCCGTATAAATTGGATATCCCTGCCTCCATAATGCAGCAACGGAAGCGATATTTGCCTCTGCATGATCGAAGAACAAAGGAGTCGCGAGATACGCCAGTGCACTTCCAGCTAGCCAAACAAAAGCCGCAATGAGTATTGTCTTGGAGGCAGCAGACATGAACTTCTGAACTTTTGTATTATTACGAATCCAATAGGAAAGAACCAATAACAGAAGAAAATTTATAAGAAGTGATGAAATCGGCACTGCTACCGCTCCTTACCAGCAACTTGTTCAGTGCGATGTCGTAAAATTACAGCAAGATAAATTAATATTCCTATATAGGCATAAATAGCGGAGTTATTCATAATGAAATCTATCCACGGATCTGATTTATCTCCGTTCAGACTTCTATGAAATATTGTAACAAGCAGTAACCACGTTGCGGTCCGACGTCCAACCTTTTGTAACAAAGGAATCATGACAATGCATACAATAAGCAAGGAATAAGGTTTTAAACGTGGAAGCCAAAGCATTAACAACAAATAACTCCAGCATAACCGAAGCATTCGATTGCTCTCATCTTTAATCACATTTTTCCATACTAAATAAGAAAGGTATGCAAGCAACAACACGAAGAAAGTCGCACCCGCCATCCAAAAATCATTTAACAACTTTTCACTAAGATTCTTAAAGAAAAGAAGAATCGTGATATTAGAGGCGTTCGATTCTATTTCATTGATTGGGCTATGTTGATTTGAGTATTTACCAAGAATCTGACGGAAAAAACTATTAAATAGGTCGGGAGAGTAAAGAAAATTTATTAGAATTAAACTCAATACACCTGCAGAGAAAAGAAAAAACACTTTTGCTTTTTGCTTAACCGTATCCCCTGCCAGTAATATCGCAGGGATTGCCATTACTGAAGGCACGACCTTAACAAAGGCCGAGGGCGCAAGCCACAATACCCCTTCGAATTTTCTGACCGCAAAAGACCAAAGAAATAACGCAAAGAAAAGGGCTTCAAAAACCCCGATATTACCAGTGTTGTAGTTGGAAAAGGCAGCATTATAGCCTAAAAACAGCCATGTAACGGTGATATACGGGTCCCATTTTAACTTTTGAATCAGTACAAAACTAATAAATAAAAGAATAGCAAAATGAAAAATTAAATATGTCTTGGGCCCACCAACGCAGAATGGCCTATAAGACTCTAAGAAAATGGCAGGATAAGTGAAAGATAACTCGAAGCCGAGGTTCGCTGTGATGTAAGGGTCCAATCCCTTATCGGATGCCTTAACGGCTTCACAGTAAATATGATGATCCCATCCTCCTTTGTTAGAGAAATAAACCTTCAAAGGCGTCTGAAGAACCGCAAAAGCGATCGCTCCAAATAAAAGATATTTTAAAAGATTACGAATCCTTGAATTGATCATCAATAGTTACTCTGATTTATAACCAACACGTATTTACTTTGGTATGCAAGGAACAACGATGCTGCTCTGCAACCAAATCTTATTAAAGCGATTCACTAAGCATCTTTATAGAGTAGTGGCACGTAAAATGAACTCCGTCGTTCCAGTACTTCGGCGAACCATCATCCTCATCCATACCTTGAAAAGAATCCACTACTTTGATTCCATCGGTTTCAAGGCTCTTTAGTGCCTTAATCCACTTTTGATGCTTTTCGAAAATGTCCGGGTATTCATTCTTCAGTCGAGTTAAAAATTCGGGATGATATGGTGTAATCAGTATTATAACGTCAACGTCGTGAAGCCTCAGACGTTTCATCTCATCGGAAAAAATTTTTAACGAATCCGGATTTTGTAATGGTTTCAAGACTCCATGAGCATAGTTTTGATACAACAAATCCACTTCTTTACGAAGACTCTCAGCTGATTCTTTTCCTTTAAAGTCTTCGGACTCACAATCAGTAATTCTGAGCTCGCTACCAGCTCCTTTACTAATCGTTGTTGCTTCCCTATTACCAATAAAATGCAGCGAAGCTTCTAAAGTATTGTGGTCAATGAGACTTTGAAGATACTTGATTTTTTGCTGAACACCTTCTTCGGTCGTTTTACTCAAAAAATACTTTCTGAGCGCCGGTGTGTTCTTAATTTTAGAATCCGTACTTTCTC encodes the following:
- a CDS encoding FAD-binding oxidoreductase: MEYPSWGFYPVVKNQDTYILPNRITSIPSLTTSLLPRGLGRSYGDSCLNENGTLIITSQLNHFISFDESSGVLCCESGITFDEILKFAIPRGWFLPVTPGTKFVTVGGAIANDVHGKNHHCAGNFGHHVLSFELLRSNGERLRCSRIDNSDFFFATIGGLGLTGLITWAEFKLTKIQSSFISQEQIQFDSLADFLTLSEQSEKDFEFTVSWVDCVNTAKDVRGIFIRGNYCKPSESAVLKVHNTDTFKTVPLFFPEWILNSFSIRAFNELYYRKNLSHHKSNIVHYEPFFYPLDSIYHWNKIYGKRGFLQYQFVIPYKNDQGAALSEIFSLLQRSQMGSFLAVLKTFGSIPSEGMLSFPKEGITLALDFPNHGESLYEVLEQCDQIVRSVNGAVYPAKDARMRKESFAEFYPRLNEFEKYIDPNFSSSLWRRVK
- a CDS encoding SDR family oxidoreductase — translated: MKKILVIGATSAIAQEVAKLYAANSEELILWGRNSEMLHIISQDLLVRGGKKISSISHDLNDLAIHESKINEIWNTHSKIDIVLLAHGVLGNPRKAEVNQAEMLHLLNSNFVSHVSLLTFISQKMVQQGFGTIAVISSVAGDRGKQSNYVYGSAKAGMTAYTDGLRNRLFPTGVHVLNLKLGPVDTPMTKDHKKTALFGKAPSVAKGIVSAIEKKKNTVYLPMIWRYIMIIINSIPEAVFKRLKI
- a CDS encoding UbiA family prenyltransferase; the encoded protein is MRHYVVCDLDDCLIKTDLLYEQWLVLLKSKPLVFLQSPFWLVKGRSYFKFKLSQHAPISPNLLPYREEVVQFLKTSKTDKNNQLVLASASPETWVKDISLHTGLFESALGSSQESNLKGAAKYKAIRSSIGENTFTYIGDHTADLEIWKHSSKVVAVNPSVSLRSKIALLAKPTDIITDKKRSTWNLTVKQIRPHQWIKNVLVFLPAFAGHKLVSADNIQNGLLAFAGFSFAASFVYVLNDLLDLKADRNHHTKKRRPFASGDLPIKWGLLLLPSLLAGCGTMAALLPTDFAIWISVYLILNLAYSLYLKQSVVVDIIILSMMYTLRIFAGSAATSVPISEWLLSFSTLFFFSLACVKRYTEIIRSKNKITLDGRGYRQVDYSMVQSLGVGSGLISILIILLYLQSNDVRALYNNPQNLWFATPVLLFWISRVWILTNRDEIHDDPVVFAVKDKISWICLGLLGLIFGIAT
- a CDS encoding ArnT family glycosyltransferase, which translates into the protein MPISSLLINFLLLLVLSYWIRNNTKVQKFMSAASKTILIAAFVWLAGSALAYLATPLFFDHAEANIASVAALWRQGYPIYTELDSESRYSLLYGPWPYLVTAFFQSSGLPIIFASKLSGFVNLVLLFLGIVLLAKDSLLTKKDQFYSVALISIVILGFYNFSYWNRPDSFLMTYVFWSLLLVTKRSVVETWKMYVGLGVLAGLSVNSKLHALLYFVPIVSLYCERNRERSLFKIATGIVAFVCVAVAPFFFPQVREDLYLTWLKMASKHGLAFSDTVKNVSFITSFLLLLVLIGFSKRYRITFFVFCGVSLLIAIAASKPGAGPHHFLPLVPVLLWLSNEEYYRKSSEERLRVNYIFAAFLLTVALNAVNRQKRVVELLSETPVRIKEFRDLKSILNVLPPGRAELGFSDNNNYESTFYKAYLVERGRGLFFDGASLMDMKASHLDFPDSTMTAMKSCKVPYLIFPKKGEPWSLLSFYQDTPLFSEDFKTTFRVHYERVSAMEYFTIYRCKVR